Proteins co-encoded in one Polaromonas vacuolata genomic window:
- a CDS encoding Ppx/GppA phosphatase family protein encodes MENGTLLAAVDIGSNSFRLEIGRYDHGRIHRIEYLKETVRQGNGLDVDRNLSLDAMQRGWDCLARFGERLAGFNPAHVRAVATQTLREARNRDEFITRGHAILGFPIEVIPGREEARLIYQGVAHLLAQSDERRLVIDIGGRSTEMIMGRAMQAHTTESYRVGSVAWSMKFFPTGAFTARAFESAEIAAKAILDEAVDVYRSSGWDVAYGASGTIGAVCDVLTAGGWPAGMVTREGLDWLLERLLKAQSADRLKMDGMRDDRRAVIGGGVSVLRAVFDLLDIKTMHAAQGALRHGALHDLLDREHEHTDLRLSTVQRLAEKFQTDAAQAKRVSQVAGQLFAMCGSNLPDGNSDLHKRKLEWAAQLHEIGSHVSHSDYHKHGGYILDNADAPGFALPELHRLSLLVLGHRGKLRKLEADFEDRLFIEQLLCLRLAVILCHARREPDLQGLRLDVGDKSTRLFVLNCRTGWAQTFPQSAHLLQEEVLAWQKTPWTLLLSVL; translated from the coding sequence ATGGAAAATGGAACGTTACTAGCCGCTGTTGATATTGGGTCCAACAGTTTCAGGCTAGAAATTGGTCGTTACGACCACGGTCGAATACACCGCATCGAATACCTCAAAGAAACCGTACGCCAAGGCAATGGCCTCGATGTAGACAGAAACCTTAGCCTTGACGCTATGCAGCGCGGCTGGGACTGCCTGGCTCGGTTTGGCGAGCGACTCGCCGGCTTTAATCCGGCGCATGTGCGAGCAGTCGCCACGCAGACCCTAAGAGAGGCCAGAAACCGGGATGAATTCATCACCCGTGGCCATGCTATTTTGGGCTTCCCCATTGAAGTCATCCCCGGGCGCGAAGAAGCGCGGCTGATATACCAAGGCGTAGCACATTTACTAGCGCAATCGGATGAGCGTAGGTTGGTGATTGACATTGGTGGTCGCTCGACAGAGATGATTATGGGTCGCGCCATGCAGGCCCACACCACAGAATCCTACCGCGTCGGCAGCGTCGCATGGTCTATGAAGTTTTTCCCCACTGGGGCATTTACTGCACGGGCTTTTGAATCCGCAGAAATAGCGGCCAAAGCGATTCTTGACGAAGCGGTTGATGTTTACCGCAGCAGCGGCTGGGACGTCGCTTATGGCGCCTCCGGCACGATTGGCGCGGTCTGCGATGTGCTGACTGCCGGCGGTTGGCCTGCGGGTATGGTGACGCGAGAAGGTCTGGACTGGCTGCTTGAGCGCCTGCTCAAAGCGCAAAGCGCAGACCGCCTAAAAATGGACGGCATGCGTGATGACAGACGCGCTGTCATAGGCGGCGGTGTGAGCGTTTTGAGGGCCGTATTTGATTTGCTAGACATTAAAACCATGCATGCCGCTCAAGGCGCATTGCGTCATGGCGCACTGCACGACTTGTTAGACCGCGAGCATGAACACACAGACTTGCGTTTGAGCACGGTGCAACGTTTGGCCGAAAAATTCCAAACCGATGCAGCGCAGGCCAAACGCGTCAGTCAAGTCGCAGGCCAGTTGTTTGCCATGTGCGGCAGCAACTTGCCTGACGGCAACAGTGACCTACACAAACGCAAACTCGAATGGGCGGCGCAACTGCACGAAATCGGCAGCCATGTCTCGCACAGCGACTATCACAAGCACGGCGGCTATATTTTGGACAACGCCGATGCACCTGGCTTTGCGCTGCCTGAGTTGCATCGCCTAAGTTTGCTGGTGCTAGGCCACAGAGGCAAGCTACGAAAGTTAGAGGCTGATTTTGAAGACCGACTGTTTATTGAGCAACTGCTGTGTCTGCGCTTAGCCGTCATACTCTGCCACGCCAGACGCGAGCCTGATCTTCAAGGCTTGCGACTCGACGTCGGCGACAAGTCCACTCGGTTATTCGTTCTCAATTGCAGAACTGGCTGGGCACAAACATTTCCGCAATCGGCTCACCTGCTACAAGAAGAAGTACTGGCTTGGCAGAAAACGCCTTGGACATTGCTTTTGTCAGTGCTTTAA
- a CDS encoding SixA phosphatase family protein — translation MDLILWRHAQAEDMTLDATLSPQAQQQLDLTRSLTSKGEKQATRMALWLDRQLPEGCRILVSPARRCEQTAQALGRKYRLVPELAPGCTPGQMLAVAQWPTAKTPVLIIGHQPTLGQTIAQLLGMQESDCAVKKGALWWLRYRERESLVETVVVTVQSPEHI, via the coding sequence ATGGATTTAATCCTATGGCGTCATGCCCAGGCTGAAGATATGACCTTAGATGCAACGCTTTCGCCGCAAGCACAGCAGCAACTTGATTTAACCCGCTCGCTTACCTCTAAGGGTGAAAAGCAAGCCACACGGATGGCTCTTTGGTTGGATAGACAATTGCCTGAGGGCTGCCGTATTTTGGTCAGCCCAGCGCGCCGCTGCGAACAAACTGCACAGGCGCTGGGGCGTAAATATCGTTTAGTTCCAGAACTAGCGCCCGGCTGCACGCCAGGTCAAATGCTAGCGGTGGCGCAGTGGCCGACGGCGAAAACACCCGTGCTCATCATTGGCCATCAACCTACATTGGGCCAAACTATTGCGCAGCTCTTGGGTATGCAAGAGAGTGATTGCGCGGTGAAAAAAGGCGCGCTTTGGTGGCTGCGTTATCGTGAGCGCGAATCCTTGGTAGAGACGGTAGTGGTCACTGTGCAGTCGCCTGAACACATTTAG
- the ppk1 gene encoding polyphosphate kinase 1 — protein MLPDLPSSSLALLAPTKADFLPVKFLDRDGCILAFNERVFDWAKRDEVPLLERLRFLCIVSSNLDEFFEVRAAPHLIAAKANETKGLYTTKTFETLSKSAHDMVARQYALYNEALLPAFERHGIRIVSHGERNAAQRRWVKSYFAREVRPLLIPVGLDPSHPFPQVANKSLNFIVRLSGLDAFGRANDIAIVKVPRVLPRFIALPVQGSSTASNYSSKPAYESERLFVSLSSVIRSHLDELFPGRVVGQFSQFRVTRHSDLAVDEDDVANLRTALRQGLEYRHYGQAVRLEVSAGCSEHLSAFLLKQFNLPVAALYRVHGPVNLVRLTQLIDLIDDSSMLFPSHRPSYPAQLNIGQSFFERLKQGDVSIHQPFESFDGVLAFLREAVNDPQVLVIKQTIYRTGADSVLMELLREAVRLGKEVTVVVELKARFDEEANINWAEMLESIGAQVVYGVVGLKTHAKMLLITRREGKRLVRYGHLSTGNYNSRTARLYTDISYLTADRQLTADMDNLFVHLASQSRLPKLNHLLLAPFELQRKLIEKIDQLGLAALAGRQTRIVAKMNALTDEDLMNALVRAGQCGVKIDLIVRGACMLPAGLPGLTDNIAVRSVIGRFLEHSRVFYFRCDEDETLLLSSADWMNRNMLRRIELAWPVVDADLRQHMIDECLVAYLRDRVDAWDMRGDGSYQRVWPLPSEISHCAQAALVARYSSPYKG, from the coding sequence ATGCTCCCTGATTTACCTTCTTCTTCACTTGCCTTGCTAGCGCCTACCAAAGCAGATTTTTTACCCGTTAAGTTCTTAGACCGTGACGGCTGTATTTTGGCGTTTAACGAGCGAGTGTTTGACTGGGCCAAGCGTGACGAAGTCCCGCTATTGGAGCGCCTACGCTTTTTGTGCATAGTGTCTTCCAACCTCGATGAATTTTTTGAGGTACGTGCAGCGCCGCATTTAATCGCGGCAAAAGCCAATGAAACCAAGGGTCTTTACACCACGAAAACCTTTGAGACGCTCTCAAAGTCTGCGCATGACATGGTAGCGCGACAATATGCGCTTTATAACGAGGCCTTGCTGCCGGCTTTTGAGCGTCACGGTATCCGTATTGTCTCGCACGGCGAGCGCAATGCGGCACAACGTCGCTGGGTTAAATCTTATTTCGCCCGCGAGGTCAGGCCGCTGTTGATACCGGTGGGCTTGGACCCTTCGCACCCGTTTCCGCAAGTGGCGAATAAGTCGCTCAATTTTATTGTTCGCCTCAGCGGGCTAGATGCTTTTGGGCGCGCTAATGATATTGCGATTGTTAAAGTGCCGCGTGTGTTGCCGCGCTTTATCGCCTTGCCGGTTCAGGGTTCGTCAACCGCTTCAAACTATTCTTCAAAGCCCGCGTATGAATCTGAACGCTTGTTTGTCTCGCTCTCTAGCGTGATTCGCAGTCACCTCGACGAGTTGTTTCCAGGCCGTGTAGTGGGTCAGTTCTCGCAGTTTCGGGTCACGCGCCATTCTGACCTCGCGGTTGATGAAGACGATGTGGCCAACCTGCGCACGGCGCTACGTCAAGGTCTTGAATACCGGCATTACGGCCAAGCTGTGCGGCTTGAAGTCTCGGCTGGTTGCTCTGAGCATCTCTCGGCATTTTTGCTAAAGCAATTTAATTTGCCTGTGGCAGCGCTTTATCGTGTGCACGGGCCTGTCAACTTGGTCAGGCTGACACAACTGATTGACCTGATTGATGATTCTTCTATGCTGTTTCCTAGCCACCGGCCTAGCTATCCGGCGCAGTTAAATATCGGTCAGTCTTTTTTTGAACGCCTCAAGCAAGGAGATGTCTCCATACATCAGCCGTTTGAGAGTTTTGACGGCGTGTTGGCTTTCTTACGTGAGGCGGTGAACGACCCACAAGTGTTGGTCATAAAGCAAACGATTTACCGCACCGGTGCCGATTCTGTTTTGATGGAGTTGCTGCGCGAAGCGGTGCGCCTCGGCAAAGAAGTGACGGTAGTCGTTGAGCTCAAGGCGCGCTTTGACGAAGAGGCCAATATCAATTGGGCCGAGATGCTCGAATCGATTGGTGCGCAGGTGGTGTATGGCGTAGTGGGTCTGAAAACCCATGCCAAGATGCTGCTGATCACACGGCGCGAAGGCAAGCGCTTGGTGCGCTACGGTCATTTGTCTACCGGCAACTACAACTCGCGCACTGCGCGTCTCTACACCGATATCAGCTATCTCACGGCCGACCGACAGCTAACCGCAGATATGGATAATTTGTTTGTTCACTTGGCCAGCCAAAGTCGGCTACCAAAGCTCAATCATTTGCTGCTCGCGCCGTTTGAGTTGCAACGAAAGTTGATTGAAAAAATCGATCAATTAGGTTTGGCCGCATTAGCGGGAAGGCAAACCCGTATTGTTGCCAAGATGAATGCCCTGACTGACGAAGACTTGATGAACGCGCTGGTCAGAGCCGGTCAGTGCGGCGTAAAAATTGACTTGATTGTGCGCGGTGCTTGCATGTTGCCCGCAGGTCTTCCTGGATTGACCGACAACATTGCCGTGCGCTCAGTGATAGGGCGTTTTTTAGAGCATTCGCGAGTATTTTATTTTCGCTGCGACGAGGACGAAACCTTATTGCTCTCCAGTGCCGACTGGATGAATCGCAACATGTTGCGCCGCATCGAACTGGCTTGGCCTGTGGTTGATGCAGACCTGCGTCAACACATGATTGATGAATGTTTGGTGGCCTATCTAAGGGACAGAGTTGATGCTTGGGATATGCGCGGCGACGGCAGCTATCAGCGCGTCTGGCCACTCCCTTCAGAGATAAGCCATTGTGCGCAGGCGGCATTGGTCGCGCGTTACTCCTCCCCGTATAAAGGCTGA
- a CDS encoding glycosyltransferase family 4 protein: MKIALVTDAWQPQVNGVVTTLVELVRELELLGHTVAVVHPGMFKTRPCPGYAGLDLAVSPKRVLSQTLDAFVPDAIHVATEGPLGWAARSYCIKRGLRFTTAFHTKFPEILKAAIGLPLFLGYALFRYFHKASSGVMVPTLGVLQMLERRGFKQLRSWTHGVDTALFSYSPQPLVHPLMAEMSRPIALFVGRVSYEKNIQAFLKLDMPGTKVVCGVGPLESSLKLRFPDVCWMGVLARDELAKVYAAADVFVFPSRSETFGLVMLEAMASGTPVAAYPVDGPLQVLGVSLDDYALGLGGALNLDLQKACTQALALPREQARARAMAFSWSQASGLFEGFLVAANGQAKSTVAAERLATDLSAQG, translated from the coding sequence ATGAAAATTGCTCTTGTTACCGATGCTTGGCAACCCCAAGTCAATGGCGTGGTCACCACCTTGGTTGAGTTGGTGCGTGAGCTTGAACTGTTAGGCCACACAGTGGCCGTAGTTCATCCTGGTATGTTCAAGACAAGACCTTGCCCCGGTTATGCTGGTCTTGATTTGGCGGTTTCACCCAAGCGCGTACTGAGTCAAACACTAGATGCGTTTGTGCCCGATGCCATTCACGTGGCGACAGAAGGACCACTGGGCTGGGCCGCACGCAGTTATTGCATTAAGCGCGGTCTGCGTTTTACCACTGCCTTCCATACCAAGTTTCCCGAAATACTCAAGGCTGCAATCGGGCTACCGCTTTTTTTAGGCTATGCGCTGTTTCGGTATTTTCACAAAGCCTCATCTGGCGTGATGGTGCCTACGCTAGGCGTGCTACAGATGCTAGAGCGGCGCGGTTTTAAGCAGCTCAGAAGTTGGACTCATGGGGTTGATACGGCGCTTTTTTCTTATTCGCCTCAGCCCTTGGTACATCCACTTATGGCGGAAATGTCGCGCCCAATAGCGTTGTTTGTGGGTCGTGTTTCGTATGAGAAAAATATCCAAGCATTTTTAAAACTCGACATGCCGGGCACCAAAGTTGTCTGCGGTGTAGGTCCGCTGGAGTCCAGTCTCAAGCTGCGTTTCCCAGACGTATGTTGGATGGGCGTATTGGCTCGTGATGAGTTGGCCAAGGTTTATGCCGCCGCTGATGTGTTTGTTTTCCCCAGTCGCTCGGAAACTTTTGGTTTGGTGATGCTAGAAGCCATGGCCAGCGGCACGCCTGTCGCGGCCTATCCGGTAGATGGGCCGTTGCAAGTGCTAGGTGTGAGCCTGGATGACTATGCACTAGGCCTCGGTGGCGCGCTAAATCTTGACTTGCAAAAAGCCTGCACGCAAGCCTTGGCCTTGCCACGCGAGCAGGCTAGGGCGCGCGCTATGGCCTTTAGTTGGTCGCAAGCCAGTGGTTTGTTTGAGGGTTTTCTAGTCGCCGCTAATGGCCAAGCCAAGAGCACCGTTGCGGCTGAACGTTTAGCGACAGATCTTTCAGCGCAGGGCTAA
- a CDS encoding UDP-2,3-diacylglucosamine diphosphatase, whose translation MGSIEHDGNDDESAVRKRYRTIFISDLHLGTPGCQANALLDFLKAHPSERLYLVGDIIDGWQLRRKWYWPQAHNDVVQKLLKRARKGCKIIFVPGNHDEFARGFIGHQFGGIVVMEEVVHMTADGRQLWVIHGDYFDAVVQCAKWLAYLGDNLYEFTLKLNRHLNRLRARMGLPYWSLSAYLKQKVKTALNYVTDFEVAVAKEARRRGHQGVVCGHIHRAEMREIDGILYCNDGDWVESRTALVENFDGSLELLHWHSDSDLSSFVVTRTQNSTQATATL comes from the coding sequence ATGGGTTCTATTGAGCATGATGGTAATGACGATGAGAGCGCTGTGCGTAAGCGCTACCGCACAATATTTATCTCTGACTTACATCTAGGCACGCCTGGCTGTCAGGCTAACGCTTTGCTGGATTTCTTAAAAGCCCATCCTAGCGAGCGTCTTTATCTGGTTGGCGACATCATTGATGGTTGGCAATTGCGGCGCAAATGGTATTGGCCGCAAGCACACAACGACGTGGTTCAAAAACTGCTCAAACGTGCGCGCAAAGGTTGCAAAATTATCTTTGTACCAGGTAATCATGACGAGTTTGCGCGTGGCTTTATTGGTCACCAGTTCGGCGGCATTGTGGTGATGGAAGAGGTCGTGCATATGACTGCTGATGGCCGTCAACTTTGGGTTATCCACGGCGACTATTTCGATGCAGTCGTGCAGTGTGCCAAATGGCTGGCTTACCTTGGTGACAATCTTTATGAGTTCACTCTCAAACTCAATCGCCATCTCAACCGCCTGCGTGCCCGCATGGGTTTGCCTTATTGGTCGTTGTCGGCGTATCTCAAACAAAAAGTTAAAACTGCGCTTAACTATGTTACTGACTTTGAAGTGGCAGTTGCCAAGGAGGCGCGCCGGCGCGGACACCAAGGTGTGGTCTGCGGTCATATTCACCGTGCTGAGATGCGCGAAATTGACGGCATTCTTTATTGCAACGATGGCGACTGGGTCGAGAGTCGAACCGCGTTGGTAGAGAACTTCGATGGCAGCTTAGAGCTGCTGCACTGGCACAGCGACAGCGACCTCTCAAGTTTCGTCGTAACTCGAACCCAAAACTCAACCCAAGCCACAGCCACTTTATGA
- a CDS encoding GNAT family N-acetyltransferase, which produces MKELPNPTFALSPVAMPRGSLCPSHHAIHAASQLKPVAGKISVSWAKHQDEVRQAQRLRYQVFALEMGAKIPCNIAGHDIDLFDDFCEHLLVRDEASGGVIGTYRVLTPTQAKRVGSTYSDTEFDLTRLRTLRSRMVELGRSCVHADHRHGGVILALWGALAEFMGRNQLDTMIGCASIPMRHMGVPSGHAAASIWRQVSQTHLAPIEYRVTPRLALPVDQLDGSLDIEPPALIKGYLRLGAKVLGAPAWDPDFNSADLPMMMRIQDLPPRYLKHFSGRLDTFETGSNHRAG; this is translated from the coding sequence ATGAAAGAACTGCCGAATCCAACCTTTGCATTGTCGCCAGTCGCTATGCCACGGGGGTCGCTTTGTCCAAGCCATCATGCAATCCATGCAGCCTCTCAGCTCAAGCCTGTCGCGGGCAAAATTTCTGTCAGCTGGGCCAAGCATCAAGATGAAGTCAGGCAGGCACAACGCCTGAGGTATCAAGTCTTTGCGCTGGAGATGGGCGCAAAAATTCCGTGCAATATCGCGGGCCATGACATCGATTTGTTTGACGACTTTTGTGAACATTTGCTGGTGCGTGATGAGGCCAGTGGCGGAGTCATAGGCACTTACCGCGTTCTCACGCCGACGCAGGCCAAGCGCGTCGGCAGCACCTATAGCGACACCGAATTCGATCTGACCCGGCTGCGCACACTGCGCTCACGCATGGTCGAACTTGGTCGCAGTTGCGTGCATGCTGATCACCGGCATGGTGGTGTGATTTTGGCGCTCTGGGGTGCATTGGCTGAGTTCATGGGGCGCAACCAGTTAGACACCATGATTGGTTGCGCGAGTATTCCTATGCGGCACATGGGTGTGCCCAGTGGTCATGCAGCCGCTAGCATCTGGCGACAAGTCAGCCAGACCCATCTCGCACCGATTGAATACCGTGTCACGCCGCGCTTGGCCTTGCCTGTTGATCAACTAGACGGCTCACTAGACATAGAGCCGCCGGCATTGATTAAAGGCTACTTACGCTTAGGTGCCAAAGTATTGGGTGCGCCGGCATGGGACCCTGATTTCAATTCGGCCGATTTGCCCATGATGATGCGCATCCAAGATTTACCGCCGCGTTATTTAAAACATTTCTCTGGCCGCTTAGATACTTTTGAAACTGGTAGCAACCACCGGGCTGGCTGA
- the arsC gene encoding arsenate reductase (glutaredoxin) (This arsenate reductase requires both glutathione and glutaredoxin to convert arsenate to arsenite, after which the efflux transporter formed by ArsA and ArsB can extrude the arsenite from the cell, providing resistance.), protein MTSITIYHNPLCGTSRNVLALIRNIGQEPKIIEYLQTPPTLEKLRELIVQSGLSVREIMREKEANPAELALDDEALLLAMLARPILINRPIVVTTLGTRLCRPSERVLDILPLPQHAALTKEDGQKLVDASGKRIL, encoded by the coding sequence ATGACTAGCATCACCATTTATCACAATCCACTCTGCGGCACGTCGCGCAACGTACTCGCGTTGATTCGCAATATCGGCCAAGAGCCGAAAATCATCGAGTATCTTCAAACGCCGCCTACTCTAGAAAAACTGCGTGAACTAATCGTGCAATCAGGCCTGAGCGTACGCGAAATCATGCGAGAAAAAGAGGCCAACCCTGCAGAGTTGGCGCTGGATGACGAAGCCTTGCTGTTGGCTATGTTGGCTCGCCCGATACTTATTAATCGACCCATAGTTGTGACCACGCTGGGCACGCGCTTGTGTCGTCCTTCTGAGCGGGTGTTGGATATTTTGCCGCTGCCGCAACATGCGGCATTGACGAAAGAAGATGGACAAAAACTGGTTGATGCCAGTGGTAAACGCATTCTTTAA
- a CDS encoding ArsR/SmtB family transcription factor: MTTQAQNKIPTTQKSKSVKKIAPKKTLAAAPQDQSGPLLSMEEAAAVKALAALAQAQRLRTFRALVVAGSQGLTPGAIAQQLDLAPSTLSFHLKELTNSALLSSQALGRNLIYRVDFLQVQALLTYLSENCCEGQSCEVSKTAICISADEVPKPKIKVKAKTTKKETDKALTELVKSAKSSTTTKIKSTVKP; this comes from the coding sequence ATGACAACACAAGCGCAAAACAAAATACCCACTACGCAAAAGTCAAAGTCTGTAAAAAAAATCGCACCGAAGAAAACGCTTGCAGCAGCACCGCAAGACCAGAGCGGCCCACTACTCAGCATGGAAGAGGCGGCTGCCGTTAAAGCATTAGCGGCACTGGCCCAAGCCCAAAGACTACGCACATTTCGCGCTTTAGTTGTTGCCGGCAGTCAAGGCCTCACACCCGGTGCGATTGCACAACAGCTAGATCTTGCGCCCAGCACCCTGTCGTTTCACCTCAAAGAGTTAACTAACTCCGCACTTTTGAGCAGTCAAGCGCTGGGGCGTAATTTGATTTACCGGGTAGATTTTTTGCAAGTGCAAGCGCTGCTAACTTACCTAAGCGAGAACTGCTGCGAAGGTCAGTCCTGTGAGGTCAGCAAAACTGCGATCTGCATAAGCGCTGACGAGGTGCCAAAGCCAAAAATAAAAGTCAAAGCAAAGACGACTAAAAAAGAAACCGACAAAGCATTAACTGAGTTAGTCAAATCAGCTAAGTCGTCAACGACGACGAAAATAAAATCCACCGTCAAACCGTAA
- a CDS encoding arsenic transporter: protein MLTALIIFIATLTLVIWQPRGLGIGWSASAGAALALLTGVVQPGDIAVVWDIVWNATGTFIAIIIISLLLDEAGFFEWSALHVARSAGGNGKWLFALIVLLGAAVSAIFANDGAALILTPIVMAMLLALGLTQRTTLAFVMAAGFIADVASLPLVVSNLVNIVSANYFNISFMRYASVMVPVSVVAVLSALAVLLLFFRRDIPATYALSQIKDPVLAIRDINTFRAGWLVLGLLMLGFFVIEPMGVPISAIAAVCAALLLAVAARGKHISTRKVMYGAPWQVVVFSLGMYLVVYGLSRQGLTAPITRLLDFLASHGVWAATLGTGFLSALLSSIMNNMPAVLIAALSIDASSATGAVREAMIYANVVGSDLGPKITPIGSLATLLWLHVLAKKGLQIGWGYYFLTGLVLTLPVLLLTLAALALRLTLGAG, encoded by the coding sequence ATGCTCACAGCTCTCATCATTTTCATCGCCACTCTCACACTGGTGATCTGGCAACCACGTGGCCTAGGCATTGGCTGGAGTGCTTCTGCGGGGGCAGCATTGGCCTTGTTAACCGGTGTTGTTCAGCCCGGCGACATTGCAGTAGTTTGGGACATCGTCTGGAACGCAACCGGCACTTTTATTGCCATCATCATCATTAGTTTGCTGCTGGATGAAGCTGGTTTTTTTGAGTGGTCGGCTTTGCATGTTGCGCGCAGTGCTGGCGGCAATGGCAAATGGTTGTTTGCGCTCATAGTGCTGCTTGGTGCGGCTGTTTCGGCCATTTTTGCCAATGACGGCGCGGCTCTGATACTCACGCCAATTGTCATGGCTATGCTGCTGGCCTTAGGTTTAACGCAGCGCACCACACTGGCCTTTGTCATGGCGGCAGGCTTTATCGCAGATGTCGCAAGCTTGCCCTTGGTCGTGTCAAACTTAGTCAACATCGTCTCAGCGAATTATTTCAATATCAGTTTTATGCGCTACGCCTCAGTCATGGTGCCTGTCAGTGTGGTCGCTGTGCTGTCGGCTCTGGCTGTGCTGCTGCTGTTTTTCCGACGTGATATTCCGGCTACTTATGCGCTTAGTCAAATCAAAGACCCAGTGCTGGCAATCCGTGACATCAACACTTTTCGCGCCGGCTGGCTGGTGCTAGGCCTTTTGATGCTGGGCTTTTTTGTGATCGAGCCCATGGGCGTTCCTATCAGCGCAATCGCTGCGGTATGCGCAGCATTACTACTTGCTGTAGCTGCGCGCGGCAAACATATCAGTACGCGCAAAGTTATGTATGGCGCGCCATGGCAAGTGGTGGTGTTTTCACTGGGTATGTATTTGGTGGTTTATGGTCTGAGCCGTCAGGGATTGACCGCACCGATTACGCGTTTGCTAGACTTTTTGGCCAGCCATGGCGTTTGGGCCGCAACGCTAGGCACGGGTTTTTTAAGCGCCCTGCTCTCGTCCATCATGAACAATATGCCGGCGGTGCTGATCGCTGCGCTGTCGATAGATGCGAGCAGCGCCACCGGCGCAGTCCGAGAAGCCATGATTTACGCCAATGTCGTAGGCAGTGATTTAGGGCCAAAAATAACCCCCATCGGGTCACTTGCGACCTTGCTTTGGTTGCATGTGCTAGCCAAGAAAGGTTTGCAAATCGGCTGGGGTTACTATTTTTTAACGGGCTTGGTATTGACGCTTCCAGTGCTGCTGCTGACGTTAGCAGCACTGGCTTTGCGGTTAACACTGGGTGCGGGATAG